The Gloeobacter morelensis MG652769 genome contains the following window.
GCTCTACTCACACTCGCCACACCAATTCTGACTTTTGTACTGTTCTTTGCGCTGTCTTTTTCGGTCGCCAACGATCTGGGCCGGGCGTTTCTGGCGCTCCTGGTCGCGTTCATCATCATTTTGCTGGTGGGCTTTCTGGTGCCAGCCGTCTACCGCCGCATCAACCGCGGCAGCCTGCTGGTCCACACGAGCGCCTCGTTTTTCTTCGGCCTGGTCAGTGCCCTGTTTTTGACCCTGGGCAACTTGATCCCCTGGATTATCTGCTGGATCGTGCTTTGCTTGTTTTGGGCTTATCTGCCCAACCCGAGCTTCCACCGCAGCCTGGAAGAAAATTTTGGCGACCTGTTCAACTAAGGCTCACTTGCGGCGCTTGAGCCGTTCGAGTTCCTGCTCCAGTTCCCAATCGCGAAAGCGCGCATCGAGGTCGTCGGAGCCTTCAAAGCCCATGCTGCGGGCGGAGCGCGCGGCGGTTTCACCTTGCTGGGCAGCCATGTGCGCTTCGAGTTCCTGACGTTTTTGGGCAATGCGGCTCAGCATCGCCGCTGTCTGCTGCTGTTGCTCCTTGAGCACGCTCATCTGGCCCCACAGTTCGTTGCCGCGGCGCAGCAGGGCGTCGGAGCGCTCCTTGGCGGCCTGGGCCAGATCCTCGCGCCCGCCCGCTTTGGCCTGGGCGATGCGGTCCTGCCACTTTTGCACGTCGCGGGCTACCGCGACGATCTCATCTTGAATGCGGCGCATGTCGGCCTGGAACTGGGTTAGTTGTTGCTCGGCTTCCGCCTCCTGCTGACGGACATTTTCGAGCAGCACCAGCAGTTTGAGGCGCGGATTTTTTTCGAGGAATTCTTCCAGGCGACCTTCGAGGAACTGGCTGAAATCTTCCCAAACGCCC
Protein-coding sequences here:
- a CDS encoding TIGR04376 family protein, with translation MGVWEDFSQFLEGRLEEFLEKNPRLKLLVLLENVRQQEAEAEQQLTQFQADMRRIQDEIVAVARDVQKWQDRIAQAKAGGREDLAQAAKERSDALLRRGNELWGQMSVLKEQQQQTAAMLSRIAQKRQELEAHMAAQQGETAARSARSMGFEGSDDLDARFRDWELEQELERLKRRK